A single genomic interval of uncultured Desulfobacter sp. harbors:
- a CDS encoding DUF2232 domain-containing protein, which produces MPLSITHPVFIRETLTGIIFCLLIYGVVFAFPLLGVFVLLLLPLPVLFYRLKIGRNSGLLIAGASFFILVLMAKGVAFDTLYFGLLLATGMVLGECLERHMSIQNTIGLASLIAAGAVFATLMVYTIGQGGTLSALMKDYINQSLSIAKQLSPEIGMDQDMTQKLISSMMIVMPGMFMISFMTTLWLNILIIRKLLKLKGITIKSIEHLNLYKAPDMLVWVFIGCAMALMIPFDPVKIFGINCLIVLMLVYFFQGIAVVSFFFQQKNTPMALKGFCYFLIAVQVYVLILVIGLGFFDNWIDFRKLSASRK; this is translated from the coding sequence ATGCCGTTATCCATCACACACCCGGTTTTCATCAGGGAAACTTTGACAGGTATTATTTTCTGTCTGTTAATTTATGGTGTGGTGTTTGCATTTCCCCTGCTTGGTGTATTTGTTCTTCTGTTACTGCCCCTGCCGGTTCTTTTTTACCGTCTTAAAATCGGCAGAAACAGCGGGCTGCTGATTGCAGGAGCAAGTTTTTTTATACTCGTACTCATGGCCAAAGGCGTGGCGTTTGACACACTTTACTTTGGACTGCTTCTGGCAACCGGTATGGTTTTAGGAGAATGCCTTGAACGGCATATGAGTATTCAAAACACTATTGGGTTGGCCTCTCTAATAGCTGCAGGCGCTGTCTTTGCAACGCTTATGGTTTACACCATCGGCCAGGGAGGGACATTATCCGCTCTAATGAAGGATTACATAAATCAATCTTTGAGTATTGCCAAGCAGCTCTCTCCTGAAATCGGAATGGATCAGGATATGACCCAGAAGCTGATATCATCCATGATGATTGTCATGCCGGGCATGTTCATGATTTCTTTTATGACAACCCTATGGTTAAACATCCTGATTATCAGAAAGCTTTTAAAACTTAAGGGTATCACTATTAAAAGCATTGAACACTTAAATCTTTATAAAGCGCCGGACATGCTGGTCTGGGTATTTATCGGATGTGCAATGGCTTTGATGATCCCTTTCGATCCTGTGAAAATCTTTGGCATCAATTGCCTGATTGTTTTAATGCTTGTTTATTTTTTTCAAGGAATTGCAGTTGTCTCCTTTTTTTTTCAGCAAAAAAACACACCGATGGCTCTGAAAGGATTTTGTTATTTTCTTATTGCCGTACAGGTGTACGTTTTAATCCTTGTCATTGGTCTTGGTTTTTTTGACAACTGGATTGATTTCAGGAAACTATCTGCATCACGAAAATAA
- the dnaB gene encoding replicative DNA helicase, with amino-acid sequence MAKKESVKSDHLLNRTPPHDIDAEASLLSAIFINNDSLFDIIEILKPDDFYKGAHKKIFRAITELSQKEEPADLVTVANQLNEKDELEGIGGPAFLAAISDAAPVAVNAVHYARIVRGKATLRELINACSGTIERCLEDKGDFKDILDESQASILKIADRQSGSPFKPLSELINLNIDQLEELQGKEGGLAGLSTGYPRLDRITSGLQRSDLIILAARPSMGKTAFALNIARNVAFHYRRPVAVFSLEMSKEQLSMRLLTSEARVDANRLRSGVFSPEDWQNFTDAAGVLNEIPIFIDDTASISVMDLRAKARKLFQINKDIGLVVIDYLQLMKSSIRSDRRDLEIADISRALKSLAKELKVPVLALSQLNRALEQRSDKRPMMSDLRESGAIEQDADIISFIYRDEVYNKEPDNPKKGTAEIIVAKNRNGSIGTAHMVFNGQYTRFEELAPEAYQGFK; translated from the coding sequence ATGGCAAAAAAAGAATCCGTTAAATCAGATCATCTACTTAACCGCACCCCACCCCATGATATCGATGCAGAGGCCTCACTTCTGTCCGCCATCTTTATCAATAACGACAGCTTGTTTGACATCATTGAAATTCTCAAACCTGATGATTTTTATAAAGGGGCGCATAAAAAGATCTTCAGGGCCATCACGGAACTTTCCCAAAAAGAAGAACCTGCTGACCTTGTAACCGTTGCCAACCAGCTTAATGAAAAAGATGAGTTGGAAGGAATTGGCGGACCTGCTTTTCTTGCTGCAATTTCCGATGCAGCACCGGTGGCGGTCAATGCCGTGCATTATGCCAGGATCGTCCGTGGAAAAGCCACGCTGCGGGAGCTTATCAATGCATGCTCCGGCACCATTGAGCGCTGTCTTGAAGACAAAGGTGATTTTAAAGACATACTTGATGAGTCCCAGGCGTCAATCCTAAAAATTGCCGACCGTCAGTCCGGCAGTCCTTTTAAACCCCTATCAGAACTCATCAACCTGAACATTGACCAATTAGAAGAGCTGCAGGGCAAAGAAGGGGGACTTGCAGGGCTTTCAACCGGATATCCAAGGCTTGACAGAATCACATCCGGGCTGCAACGTTCGGACCTGATTATCCTGGCTGCCCGCCCCTCCATGGGAAAAACCGCCTTTGCCCTGAACATTGCCAGAAATGTCGCGTTTCACTACCGCAGACCTGTGGCTGTATTTTCCCTTGAAATGTCCAAAGAACAATTATCCATGCGGCTGTTAACATCCGAAGCACGGGTGGATGCCAACCGGCTGCGCAGTGGGGTATTCAGCCCCGAAGACTGGCAGAATTTTACGGATGCTGCAGGCGTTCTCAATGAGATTCCCATTTTTATTGATGACACGGCTTCGATATCGGTTATGGACCTTCGGGCCAAAGCCAGGAAACTGTTCCAGATAAATAAAGATATTGGATTAGTGGTCATTGATTACCTGCAGTTAATGAAATCATCCATCCGCTCTGACCGAAGAGATCTTGAGATTGCCGATATTTCAAGGGCGTTAAAATCCCTTGCCAAAGAACTTAAGGTTCCGGTTCTCGCATTATCCCAGCTTAACCGTGCCCTTGAACAGCGCTCGGACAAACGGCCCATGATGTCTGATTTGCGGGAATCAGGCGCCATTGAACAGGATGCGGATATTATCTCGTTTATTTACCGGGACGAGGTTTACAACAAAGAGCCGGACAATCCTAAAAAAGGAACGGCTGAGATTATTGTTGCCAAAAACCGTAACGGCAGCATTGGCACCGCACATATGGTATTCAACGGTCAGTACACCCGTTTCGAGGAACTGGCCCCCGAAGCTTATCAGGGTTTTAAATGA
- the rpsR gene encoding 30S ribosomal protein S18 produces MYKGHRGGGKNRFYQRRKICRFCVDSNMEIDYKNPKALKQFITERGKIIPRRITGTCAKHQRKLTVAIKQARQIALLPFVGRPLN; encoded by the coding sequence ATGTATAAAGGTCATAGAGGCGGCGGAAAAAACAGATTCTATCAGCGCCGGAAAATCTGCAGGTTCTGCGTGGACAGCAATATGGAAATTGACTATAAAAATCCCAAAGCACTCAAGCAGTTCATTACGGAACGGGGCAAAATTATTCCCCGCCGTATCACAGGGACCTGTGCCAAACACCAGCGCAAGCTGACAGTGGCTATCAAGCAGGCCCGGCAGATTGCACTTCTGCCCTTTGTGGGTCGCCCCTTAAATTAG
- the rplI gene encoding 50S ribosomal protein L9 gives MKVILKETIDTLGIAGTECKVAEGYGRNYLLPQGKAVLATPANRKVMEQARAKLELQIAKEKKIAEEMAAKVKEVAVTIKAKVREEIHLYGSVTSHDIKEALDAQNVDVERRSILLAEPIKETGEYKVPIRLYKDVEPEITVTVVAEEKQ, from the coding sequence ATGAAAGTAATATTAAAGGAAACCATCGACACTTTGGGTATCGCAGGTACCGAGTGCAAAGTGGCGGAAGGCTATGGACGCAATTATCTGCTGCCCCAGGGCAAAGCGGTTCTTGCCACCCCTGCCAATCGCAAGGTTATGGAACAGGCCCGGGCCAAACTTGAACTTCAGATTGCCAAAGAAAAGAAGATTGCCGAAGAGATGGCAGCAAAAGTCAAAGAAGTTGCGGTCACAATCAAGGCCAAAGTCCGCGAAGAAATTCATCTTTACGGTTCTGTAACCTCCCATGACATCAAAGAGGCGTTGGACGCACAGAATGTTGACGTTGAACGCCGGTCCATTCTGCTTGCAGAACCTATCAAAGAGACCGGTGAATACAAAGTACCCATCCGCCTGTATAAAGATGTTGAACCGGAAATCACCGTGACTGTTGTAGCAGAAGAAAAACAGTAA